The proteins below come from a single Danio aesculapii chromosome 25, fDanAes4.1, whole genome shotgun sequence genomic window:
- the LOC130219090 gene encoding uncharacterized protein LOC130219090, with amino-acid sequence MSLACLSLSAGEASMEALELELEAVESQIRSLETKREGIRALLLTRTRSSEVSVRYNDNLPVSSTPRVSLSRPSAPRTRCTQASFTPTPGYHGPWVQPRKVLARSRGRTSPPPVFEIPTENRFAPLRETGRDVAIIGDSIVRHVRSTSSKDTYYPERCREPRCRRPPRGDERHRAPADGDPEEGLQEPDRDGSTHFARHADHRFWTASYLPPRK; translated from the exons atgtcgcttgcgtgtctgtccttgagtgcaggagaggcatcgatggaggcgctggagctggagctggaagcggtggagtcccagattcgctcgctggagacgaagcgagagggcatcagggctctgctcttaacccgtactcgctcgtctgaggtaagtgtccgatacaacgacaatctcccagtttcttcaaccccgcgtgtttctctgtccaggcccagcgcaccgaggacgcggtgcacccaggcgtcgttcacgccgactcccggctaccacggcccctgggtgcaaccgcgtaaggtgcttgccaggtcccggggcagaacgtctcctcctccggtgttcgagatccccacggagaaccgcttcgcccctctccgcgagacgggtcgcgatgttgccatcattggcgactcaatcgtccgccacgtccgctccacttcctccaaag atacctactatcctgagcgctgccgagagcctcggtgccgccgtcctccacgtggggacgaacgacaccgggctccggcagacggagatcctgaagaaggacttcaggagcctgatcgagacggttcgacgcacttcgcccgccacgcagatcatcgtttctggaccgcttcctacctaccgccgaggaaatga